From a single Streptomyces sp. NBC_01294 genomic region:
- a CDS encoding ISAzo13 family transposase gives MRIPDETRDQLSAKFAVLFPHLDERQRRLLMGTEARLLGHGGIRAVARAAQVSETTVRNGVFELESGEEPLGRVRRPGGGRKRVADLDPGVRPALLALVEPDERGDPMSPLRWTVKSTRTIAAELARAGHRISADTVGDLLREEGFSLQANAKTLEGSQHPDRDTQFRYLNEQARNHRDTGQPVISVDTKKKELVGEFKNSGRQWRPASEPVPVSVHDFADPQLGKAVPYGIYDLTANTGWVNVGTDHDTAAFAVESIRRWWLGQGQAAYPQATQLLITADAGGSNGYRTRAWKLELAQLAAETGLTITVCHLPPGTSKWNKIEHRLFSHITMNWSGRPLTSHEVIVQSIAATTTRTGLRVRAELDTNTYPTGVRIKDAEMAALPLTRHAFQGAWNYALHPQPSPVIPAARTPQTPDPEWDQALLSDPALTGMTRRQLNDLTETLAPDGDIRRGRPPRLTFPDQILATVLHLRAALAAEPLAVLFATSRTAMHRTLLKNRRLLETHGITIPPATTPPTALAALQARVQAQTCEDNKIKTTC, from the coding sequence ATGCGCATCCCGGACGAGACCCGTGACCAACTCTCCGCGAAGTTCGCGGTGTTGTTCCCGCATCTGGACGAGCGGCAGCGACGGCTGTTGATGGGAACCGAGGCCCGGCTGCTGGGGCATGGCGGCATCCGCGCTGTCGCTCGGGCGGCCCAGGTCAGTGAGACGACGGTCCGCAATGGCGTGTTCGAGCTGGAATCCGGAGAGGAGCCGTTGGGGCGGGTCCGGCGTCCCGGCGGAGGACGCAAACGGGTCGCCGATCTGGATCCGGGTGTGCGGCCGGCACTGCTGGCGCTGGTCGAGCCCGATGAGAGAGGCGACCCGATGTCGCCTCTGCGGTGGACTGTGAAATCGACCCGTACGATCGCGGCGGAGCTGGCCCGGGCCGGGCACCGGATCAGCGCCGATACCGTGGGCGATCTGCTGCGGGAGGAAGGCTTCAGTCTTCAGGCCAACGCGAAGACGCTCGAGGGCAGTCAGCATCCGGACCGGGACACCCAGTTCCGCTACCTCAACGAGCAGGCCCGCAACCACCGGGACACCGGCCAGCCGGTCATCAGCGTCGACACCAAGAAGAAGGAACTCGTCGGCGAGTTCAAGAACAGCGGCCGCCAGTGGCGTCCCGCCAGCGAGCCTGTCCCGGTCAGCGTCCACGACTTCGCCGACCCACAGTTGGGCAAAGCCGTCCCCTACGGGATCTACGATCTGACCGCGAACACCGGCTGGGTCAACGTCGGCACCGATCACGACACCGCCGCGTTCGCCGTGGAATCGATCCGCCGCTGGTGGCTCGGCCAGGGCCAGGCTGCCTACCCGCAGGCGACACAGCTGCTGATCACCGCCGACGCCGGCGGATCCAACGGCTACCGCACCCGGGCCTGGAAGCTCGAGCTGGCCCAACTCGCCGCTGAAACCGGACTGACGATCACCGTGTGTCACCTACCACCAGGCACATCGAAGTGGAACAAGATCGAACACAGGCTGTTCTCGCACATCACCATGAACTGGAGTGGCCGCCCGCTGACCAGCCACGAAGTCATCGTGCAGTCGATCGCCGCGACCACCACCCGCACCGGACTGCGCGTGAGGGCCGAACTCGACACCAACACCTACCCGACCGGAGTCCGCATCAAAGACGCGGAGATGGCCGCCCTGCCGCTGACCCGGCACGCGTTCCAGGGCGCCTGGAACTATGCACTGCACCCCCAGCCATCACCCGTAATCCCGGCGGCCCGGACCCCGCAGACGCCGGATCCGGAGTGGGACCAGGCCTTGCTCTCCGATCCCGCACTGACCGGGATGACCCGCCGGCAACTGAACGACCTCACCGAGACCCTGGCCCCGGACGGGGATATCCGGCGCGGCCGCCCGCCCCGGCTGACCTTCCCCGACCAGATCCTGGCCACCGTGCTTCACCTACGGGCCGCCCTGGCCGCGGAACCCCTCGCCGTGCTGTTCGCCACCAGCCGCACCGCGATGCACCGCACCCTCCTGAAGAACCGGCGCCTGCTCGAGACACACGGCATCACCATCCCACCGGCGACAACCCCACCCACGGCCCTCGCCGCCCTTCAGGCCCGGGTCCAGGCACAGACCTGCGAAGACAACAAGATCAAAACAACGTGTTAA
- a CDS encoding DciA family protein gives MGGHRPDLTRHVTAVGFDPDSGQLTVCPESSAWATKARLEQARVIAAANAAAGRTVVRALRILPPGTVPAPDPADVAPAAPAGIPRIR, from the coding sequence GTGGGCGGCCATCGCCCCGACCTCACCAGGCATGTCACCGCCGTGGGCTTCGACCCGGACTCCGGCCAGCTCACCGTATGCCCGGAATCGTCGGCATGGGCGACGAAGGCACGCCTGGAGCAGGCCCGGGTCATCGCGGCCGCCAACGCTGCGGCGGGTCGTACGGTGGTGCGCGCCCTGCGGATCCTGCCGCCCGGCACCGTGCCCGCGCCCGATCCGGCCGACGTCGCCCCGGCAGCCCCGGCCGGTATCCCACGGATCCGGTGA